In Topomyia yanbarensis strain Yona2022 chromosome 2, ASM3024719v1, whole genome shotgun sequence, one DNA window encodes the following:
- the LOC131680853 gene encoding uncharacterized protein LOC131680853, protein MVKTSGNTQNLWKHLDRHHPLISVTLQKLPPKTTPKNAAADVEENSALGDEKTDIVELPNSKPSQVARAITISESFTRVSSFGGKSRFNCFYFSLVNFKIIIQANGSSTIQLHEALMYMVAKDNLPLRTVERSGFLRFCKSAVPLYKLPSRRTLTRMLNNKFEVQKDAVREHLSAVDNYSLTADVWTDSCNNVSFLGMTVHYLNGNVMQSIALVARPLEGSHTKEHLAAEIHSLCTEWWIDVLKISVFVTDGGANIVAAAKAVVGEKRHFVCVDHTLSRMTTVAIENSPLFDELLIRIRGIVTYFKRSVNAADALRSIQRKMANPKARY, encoded by the exons GTGTTACTCTGCAAAAACTTCCACCTAAAACTACACCTAAAAATGCAGCAGCCGATGTGGAGGAGAATTCAGCTTTAGGCGACGAGAAG ACTGATATCGTTGAGCTGCCTAACAGCAAACCTTCGCAAGTGGCGCGCGCGATTACCATCAGTGAATCGTTTACTAGAGTATCTTCATTTGGAGGTAAATCCCGTTTCAATTGCTTCTATTTTTCTCtagtcaattttaaaataatcattCAAGCAAACGGTTCTTCAACTATACAACTGCACGAAGCGTTGATGTATATGGTGGCCAAGGATAACCTCCCACTGCGGACGGTCGAACGAAGTGGATTTCTACGGTTCTGTAAATCAGCAGTTCCATTGTATAAGTTACCAAGCCGTCGAACTCTAACTAGAATGCTCAACAACAAATTCGAAGTTCAAAAAGATGCTGTAAGGGAACATCTAAGCGCAGTAGACAACTACAGTTTAACTGCCGATGTCTGGACGGACTCATGCAATAATGTTAGCTTTCTTGGCATGACAGTGCATTATTTGAACGGGAACGTCATGCAGTCAATTGCACTTGTTGCTCGGCCACTAGAAGGATCACACACAAAAGAGCATCTTGCTGCAGAAATCCATTCGTTGTGTACAGAATGGTGGATTGATGTTTTGAAG ATAAGCGTGTTTGTAACTGATGGAGGTGCAAATATTGTTGCAGCAGCAAAAGCCGTTGTTGGTGAAAAACGACATTTTGTCTGTGTCGATCACACTCTCAGTCGAATGACTACAGTGGCAATTGAGAATTCTCCACTTTTCGACGAGCTGCTCATAAGGATTCGCGGCATAGTGACGTACTTCAAACGCTCAGTGAATGCAGCAGATGCGCTCCGATCAATCCAGAGGAAAATGGCAAATCCGAAGGCGAGATACTGA